Genomic window (Planctomycetia bacterium):
GGAGAAAATAGAAGTCTGGGTAGAACTCTATTTCAAAGGATTTGTTGTGCAAGTTGAGCCAAATGAAAATGGTGATTCCATCCCTATCAAGATTTTGAAAGAGAAGGAATGGAAGTACTTCTGGCCTGAGAAAACACTCCACCGTTGGCATGATGCAACGGCTATTTGATAGACACCAGGAACTTATCTGTTAGGATTCCGAAATCAACAATCGGAGTATGTCTTGATAGAGGGTGTCATGAAATTGATCTGGTCTTGGATTATTACACTCCTATTCTTTTCTTTTAGCTACGCACAGCAGCCCAACCGCTAGATTAAGCAAAGTCTGGATAGCAAAACGTTTGAGAAGTAAACTGTAAGTAATGTAACGGTTGCAAAGAATATTCGGTGAACCTGAATGATGAAAAATTTCGCTGTACGAAAAACGGGCATAATTGGACAGCGATTTCTCAAAACTGCTGATATAGAAACATTTTCAAGAATTATACTTATTTTTTCTTGACAGGTGTGAAAACGTGACCTAATATGATGGCTTGAAGTTCCGCAATCGAAATTCGCCCCCAGAGAAACGGTAGGTGCAGTATGGATAGCCGCCGCCCCTTAAGAAGTTTGCTTGCCCTACTACTGATCTTGCCGATTGCAAGTGCAGTACAGGCTGGCCCGGTTACCTTCAGTGGTTCCTCCGGAAACCTTGCTGCAAGTGTCACCTTCGCTCACGCAGGAGGTGGCAACTTGAGTGTTACTTTGACCAATACATCATTGATTGGTTGCAGTGTACCTGCAGATATTCTTACAGGTGTATTCTTTGATGTAAGTGGAAACACAGCCCTCACGCAAATTTCTGCAATAATTGCGAATGGAAGTTTCAGAGTAAATACTAATGGTAACGCTCCAGTGGCTGGCAATGTAGGTGGAGAGTGGGATTACGCTCGAGCGAACAGTGGCACTTTGTCTGGTGTTTCCCAAAAACAAGGCATCAGTTCTTCTGGATTAGGGATATTTGCAGATGGCAGTTTCAATGGACCAGAATTGGATGGTCCGCCTAATGGAGCCGTAGACGGAATGCAGTATGGGTTGTTAAGTGCAGGTGGTAGAGCTTTGAATGCAAATGCCGCTTTATTCTCAAATGACTTTGTGCAAAACTCAGTTGTGTTCACATTGTCTGGGATTGCCAACTTAAATGACAACACTAACCTGGCAGCCTTGTTCAGCAATATCCGCTTTCAATACGGAACAGATTTGAGTGAACCGAGTTTTGGTGGAAACCCAGATGGTGGCCCGAACCCCGTTCCCGTTCCCGCTGGCGTTTTGCTGATGGGTCTGGGTGGCATCTGCCTGGCTGGTTACAAAGTTCGTCGTAACCGCAAGGTTGCCAAACTGGCCTAAGTGATCGGCTTAATCTACAACCAAAAGCGAGGCGTTACCTGCCTCGCTTTTTTCGTTCTAATGTTGCTTTTTACTTGTTAATGCCGATGTGCATACACTCCCGCATCGGCACCGAATATCTGCTTGATCATTTCACCGGTGATTATCTCTTCGCCAGAACCTTCGCACAAAATAGCTCCATCCTGCATGCAGAAGACCCGATGAGCATATTTGCTCACCACGCTCAGTTCATGCGATACCAGGATCATGGTGATGTTCGTCTCACGGTTCACCTGAGCAATCAGGTCGTAAAAGTCATTCTGACTTCTGAAATCAATACCCTGGGCCGGTTCATCAAGCAACAAGAGTTCAGGTGCCGGTTCCAGGGCCATCGCCAACAGGACACGCTGTAATTGACCACCAGATAAACCGCCTACAGGAACGTCCAGCAGGTTTTCTGCATGTACTCGCGTGAGCAGCTTCAGAATACGCTCACGCGTTGCCTTACTGATGCCCAGGAACATCGGCTTGGACTGTAGTCCCAGTGCGATCAGTTCAACCACTGTTAAAGGCTGATTGACATCAAACTGCAGCCTCTGGGGCACATAGCCAATGAGGTGCGGGTAAGGCTGTGAATGATCATGCCCGCAGCGCCATTGCACTTTGCCGGTGTAGGGTACTTCCTTCAGCAGCGCTTTCAGGAAAGTTGTCTTGCCTGAACCATTGAGGCCAATGAGTGCCGAGATGCGGCCGCGCGGAATGTTGGCACAGAGGTTTTTGAGGATAGTCTTGCTACCCAGTTGTACTGTCAAACCATCCACCACCAGCAGCGGAGAAACGGCTGAGTTAGCGTTCGATTTCGGAATGTGGTTTGGTTCAGCCTGGTTCATTCGTATGCTTTGTGCAGGTTGCGGAGGTTCTGTTCAATCTTGTCAAAAAAGTAATTGGGATCAACCTGGTACGGTGAGCCCGGCAGCGAAGGGCCGGTTTCGAGCGGATCAAGCTCAATGATCTTCGTCGTTGCAGCGTTGATTTCGCGGGCCAGGTTTTCCGCCACTCCGCGTGGAAACTGTGGCTCTACGCCAATGACTTTTACGCCGGCTTTGCTGAACTCAGCGGCCTGTTCACGCAGAGCTGCCGGGCTTAAAGGCTGATCGCCTTTCACATCGCGAATGGTCCCTGCAATGGTGATGCCGAACGATCGGCTGAAATAGCGGAACGAATCGTGAAACGTGATTAATCCACCCTTGGCATTCTTAAGTCGTTCGCGGCCTGAAGCCTTCAAATCTGCCAGCTTTTTCTTGACCGCTGCAGCCCGCTGTTTGTAGCCATCGGCATTTTTTGCATCACGATCAATCAGGGTGTTGGCAATCACATCGACCATATGCCCGGTTTCATCCATACCGAGCCAGACGTGAGGGTCTACACCTTTATGCGAAACCAGTTTGTCGCCATGATAATGGGGTTTTCCTTCAGCTTCGAGCCGCATTTCCAATGGTACAGCCTGGCCTGCACGCAGTACTTTCAGCTTGCGATTATCAGCGTTGCGAACCATACCATCGAGAAACGACTCCAGATCGAACCCGACAACGATGAACAAATCAGCCTGGGCCAGCACTTTGACATCATCGCGTGTTGGCTCAAAGTCATGTGGGCCATGTGCAGTCATCAGGCAGAGTACTTCGGCTGCATCGCCGGCAATCTGGCTGGTCAGGCATGCTACCGGCACAATGGAGGTAAGCACTTTGATCTTGCCTGTCGATTTCCAGGGCGAGCCGCTGGTTGCAGTGCCAGGCTGCGTGTTGCAGCCTGCCATTAGCAGCGCCAGCAGCCACAAATACTGGGCAAAGGTCTTGTGCATGGAGTAAAATTCCTTCCAGCAAATGGTTATTCTTCGTTATACACATTACGATAGATAGTGGAAATCAGTTCAGAGCATTGAACCGGTGAACTTTCGTAACGAATAACAATTGGCACTTGCGTTGCAGGGAAAACGCTTTAGGATAGGGTCACTCAAGTAACGGAGACAAGGGTATGACAGCACCGATGGGTTCTAAAGGCAATGCAGGTCCTGCTTTCATTCAGATTGAACGGCATGGCGATATCGCGGTCATCGTTCCGACTGCTGATGTTGAATCCATGCAGTGGGATCTGATTGAACAGGCTGCTGACATCGTGCTGCAACCACTCAAGAAAGAACCAGCCAGTGGCGTGATTGTCGATCTCAGCCAGGTGGCTTACTTCGGCTCGGTCTTCCTGTCGCTACTCTTGCGTTGCCACAAGCTGGTCAAACAGCAGGGCAACGAAATGGTGCTGTGCGGCGCTTCTGAACGTGCCAAGGAACTGCTCAAGCTGACGGCACTCGATACCCTCTGGGCTATCTACCAGGATCGTGAAGAAGCACTCGATGCGATGGTGGCATAAAATCCTCCCTGATGGGAGATGGAGATTGCTGCAATTGAGGTGGATATCACTCACCATTGTTCTGGCCTGTTCTTCCTGTTCAGATAACTGGAAGCCACAAGAATTAGCAGACTACCTTGCTCCGATTTCTGATGCTGACAAAGTCACGCTTTATTCGATAGATGGTAAGGATCCGGAAGGGAGCAAACCCTCAAACAAGGGTGCTGAAAAGTTTCATGGAACTCCTGTCTTAGGAACGATTGAGATCAAGGATTCGCAAATACGTGAACAACTGGTGCAGGCGTTACTAAAAAACATGCAGGTGGAAGGAAAAGCAATTCCGGCATGCTTTATTCCCCGGCACGGTATTCGTGCCGAGAAATCAGGAAAGACTACAGATTACGTCATTTGTTTTGAGTGTTACCAGGTTGAAGTTTACAGGAACACCATGCGTTACAAGCTGCAAGTTGAAAGGCAGCCTCAAGAACTTCTTAACCGATTGTTGAAAGAAGGTAACATTCCCATTGCTCCGTAGAGTTTGTACAGGTCAGCGAGTTCATGGGATGTCCTGTTGTAGAATCACTCATTCATGAACAATGGACAATCAGGTCAATGGGATTGACACTCGCTTGCATTGCAGTCTGCCATAAAATAAACATATCAATTGTCTTGGATACCTTTACATGGATGCCCCCACACCACGGCCTTATATCACCAACGAAAACTACATCGATCAACTGAAACAGACGGCGGACAAGTTCCTCGCCGATGGTGCCAGCCGGGCTGATATCAAAATGGTGGTTACTGCAGTCAAGGAACTGCGGTATGCCCTCAAGATGTTCGCTCCATTTCGGCAACGTCACAAGGTTACCGTCTTCGGTTCTGCTCGCATCGATCCGGATCATCCCAGTTACGAACAAGCAGTCGAACTCAGCCAAAAGCTGGCGGAGCAAGACTACATGGTTGTTACCGGTGCTGCCAACGGCATCATGGAAGCTGGCCATGTAGGTGCGGGGAAAGAAAAGAGCATCGGTGTCAACATCCTGCTACCCTTCGAGCAGGCATCCAATCGCATTATTCATGGCGATGAGAAGCTGGTGCACCTGAAATACTTCTTCACGCGCAAGCTCATGCTGGTGAAAGAATCACACGGCGTGGCCGTCTTTCCTGGTGGTTTCGGCACGCATGATGAACTGTTTGAAATTCTGACTCTGATGCAGACTGGCAAGGCAGCACTTATTCCCGTGGTGCTTGTGGAAGAACCTAATGGCGACTACTGGCACCTGTGGCTGCGCTTTGTAACCGAAGTACTGCTGCCTCGAGGCTACATCTGCCCTTGGGATGTCTCATTCTTCAAAATTACTCAGGATGTGGATGAAGCCGTAAATACCATTACCAGGTTCTACCACACTTATCACAGCATGCGTTATGTGGGTGATCACCTTGTTATTCGTCTCAAACGGAAGTTGTCGGTCACCGAAGTGCAGTATCTCAATGATCGCTTCGCTGATGTCCTCAAGGAAGGAACCATTGAACAGACAGGGGCCCAGCCCGATGAGCATCAGGATACCCACCTGGCTGATTTGCCTCGATTGAAATTCATTTTCAACCGCCAGCGGTTAGGGCGGTTGAGGCAGATGATTGATGTCATCAATAACAATTAGTGCTGAGCACTACTTTTTCCGAACGATTTTGTCGATCCCCTGCCCATTGGCTGAAAATGTCAACAGATATGTCTCACCGTCTTCATCTTCGCCAAACGACA
Coding sequences:
- a CDS encoding metal ABC transporter ATP-binding protein, which produces MNQAEPNHIPKSNANSAVSPLLVVDGLTVQLGSKTILKNLCANIPRGRISALIGLNGSGKTTFLKALLKEVPYTGKVQWRCGHDHSQPYPHLIGYVPQRLQFDVNQPLTVVELIALGLQSKPMFLGISKATRERILKLLTRVHAENLLDVPVGGLSGGQLQRVLLAMALEPAPELLLLDEPAQGIDFRSQNDFYDLIAQVNRETNITMILVSHELSVVSKYAHRVFCMQDGAILCEGSGEEIITGEMIKQIFGADAGVYAHRH
- a CDS encoding zinc ABC transporter substrate-binding protein; the encoded protein is MHKTFAQYLWLLALLMAGCNTQPGTATSGSPWKSTGKIKVLTSIVPVACLTSQIAGDAAEVLCLMTAHGPHDFEPTRDDVKVLAQADLFIVVGFDLESFLDGMVRNADNRKLKVLRAGQAVPLEMRLEAEGKPHYHGDKLVSHKGVDPHVWLGMDETGHMVDVIANTLIDRDAKNADGYKQRAAAVKKKLADLKASGRERLKNAKGGLITFHDSFRYFSRSFGITIAGTIRDVKGDQPLSPAALREQAAEFSKAGVKVIGVEPQFPRGVAENLAREINAATTKIIELDPLETGPSLPGSPYQVDPNYFFDKIEQNLRNLHKAYE
- a CDS encoding STAS domain-containing protein, which translates into the protein MGSKGNAGPAFIQIERHGDIAVIVPTADVESMQWDLIEQAADIVLQPLKKEPASGVIVDLSQVAYFGSVFLSLLLRCHKLVKQQGNEMVLCGASERAKELLKLTALDTLWAIYQDREEALDAMVA
- a CDS encoding LOG family protein; the encoded protein is MDAPTPRPYITNENYIDQLKQTADKFLADGASRADIKMVVTAVKELRYALKMFAPFRQRHKVTVFGSARIDPDHPSYEQAVELSQKLAEQDYMVVTGAANGIMEAGHVGAGKEKSIGVNILLPFEQASNRIIHGDEKLVHLKYFFTRKLMLVKESHGVAVFPGGFGTHDELFEILTLMQTGKAALIPVVLVEEPNGDYWHLWLRFVTEVLLPRGYICPWDVSFFKITQDVDEAVNTITRFYHTYHSMRYVGDHLVIRLKRKLSVTEVQYLNDRFADVLKEGTIEQTGAQPDEHQDTHLADLPRLKFIFNRQRLGRLRQMIDVINNN